The following are encoded together in the Tripterygium wilfordii isolate XIE 37 chromosome 3, ASM1340144v1, whole genome shotgun sequence genome:
- the LOC119995232 gene encoding CHD3-type chromatin-remodeling factor PICKLE-like isoform X2: protein MGKNSLDARSYRKFLASQTKKSKESGDTMLKKRGHHFQGNGSITRTTTSEEVLPGVTGNSLSCSKRQRADSDSKRHGFFGSNELGHDLPDAHLPNVVSDKVSAARGCLNGVTEVGSLSSPILEREHNGSESPSHIMVITEEHANEACSEEYNSEAGTDGEHNVCSICMLGGELWCCDGTGCGKRYHLSCLDPPFTSALGLWHCSWCVTKKIQFGVHSVSEVVESIWDVKEVATDNEVVMDKQYLVKYRGLAHVHNRWIPETQLLFEAPKLLSEFNPKNQAVRWKEWTVPQRLLQKRRILSKKQFDGYCHEYDGDRSDCHYEWLVKWTDLGYDLATWELENAPFLTSPEAAKLIKDYESRHEKPEIPPNLLEVDEERKGNFSEFSELSFGCSPEIYKQYLSYVKKLYEHWHKGCNAIIFDDQSNKERALKLILFISSLHLVVQKPFLIISTSSALSVWEAEFLRVVPSANIVVYSGNRAVRKSIRQLEFQNEGGRIMFQVLLSSWDVVVEDLEDLEYISWEAVIIEQCQHSKILRQLNKFKMLAADKKILLDSDQIKYRSADYLKMLLFLDHEREGQDCNVEEISLNIKIDKLKERLAPYVAYECQSGHTRFVEYWVPVRLSNLQLEQYCAKLLSNSMLLSSCLKNNSADALRELVTSSRKCCDHPNLLDQSLPSKRNLETDIQASGKLQLLDKILLEIKSRGLRVVILFQLIEDSRPFSVGDILEDFVHQRFGDCCVRIEHAVHSKKCIKKKEAVDTFNDKESGKFILLIESRACRPNIELSSVDTIILFCSDWDPLNDLRALNKITIGSQFKQLNVFRLYSCCTIEEKVLILAKQGLMLDSGLKAMNRNTCHTLLRWGASYLFSKLDDFHRCHTSSSSSNIFSDQLFLDDVMQELSVHLSCSSENSDASNNSIITKVQQSGGVYGGNMTLLGEKEAQGDGPPTSFWTNLLLGRCPHWIFLSESSPRIRKNVNESTPEYDYSTEKSRKVVSNTVYPIHLISGLYKRKKRTAANKDGKLKNMNQVSVCKRRVINKAFYPRHLKPGWYSSKKQEVVNKRENDSLPIPHVVHCARVPEVNMVESETITIQIVFDEEIGGKEGSTAKDARAASSEQHLEGPLDQSAVKNIQINQSVPSEGHLNPLDEVVIIDDPVEASAHDRLSHEESKNDPVENSPICESTGTSLLLLQPNTSTSLGHSLSVNQLGSQNEQNGGRHGSSSEAQSPREPSLENHLHHFSPLMIHSQQPSADPLLMEMERIRKDQVQALKIHEDRILQLKLERDKERKEVEKKYNLLFRDAEEEVTRNKKYLEMNHHKVYLQKLLAEALKKKHDDNDTGGSPESLIELHAQSGLQHRPASSSTAPPVQRVNHASELFSTSGRPNFSPVNFQGTFQNRVRHVALRAPAPHLQSYSRPPSFVAMNHLPVLGNGERNLQSPQNFPKHQ from the exons ATGGGCAAGAATAGTCTTGATGCCCGTAGTTACAGAAAGTTTCTTGCATcacaaacaaagaaatcaaaggAGTCAG GGGATACTATGCTTAAGAAGAGGGGGCACCATTTTCAAGGGAACGGGAGCATTACGAGAACTACTACTTCTGAGGAAGTTCTGCCAGGGGTTACTGGGAATTCCTTGTCTTGTTCTAAAAGACAAAG GGCAGATTCTGATTCAAAACGACATGGTTTCTTTGGCAGCAACGAACTTGGCCATGATTTACCTGATGCTCATCTTCCTAAT GTCGTCTCTGATAAAGTATCTGCAGCAAGAGGGTGCTTGAATGGTGTGACTGAAGTTGGCAGCTTAAGTAGTCCGATTCTTGAACGTGAGCAT AATGGAAGCGAATCTCCTTCACACATCATGGTAATTACTGAAGAACATGCCAATGAAGCTTGCAGTGAGGAATACAATTCAGAAGCTGGAACTGATGGTGAACATAATGTATGTTCCATTTGCATGCTTGGTGGAGAGCTTTG GTGCTGTGATGGAACTGGGTGTGGAAAGAGATATCATCTGTCTTGTCTTGACCCTCCTTTCACTAGTGCTCTTGGACTTTGGCACTGCTCATGGTGTGTTACAAAAAAGATACAGTTCGGCGTGCATTCTGTATCTGAAGTAGTAGAGTCCATTTGGGATGTCAAAGAGGTGGCAACAGATAATGAAG TGGTGATGGATAAGCAGTATTTGGTCAAGTACAGAGGTCTAGCTCATGTTCACAATCGCTGGATTCCAGAGACGCAGCTGCTTTTTGAAGCTCCAAAACTTCTTTCAGAATTCAATCCAAAGAACCAG GCTGTTAGGTGGAAAGAGTGGACTGTCCCGCAACGTTTACTACAGAAAAGAAGGATACTTTCTAAAAAACAATTTGATGGATATTGTCATGAATATGATGGTGATAGATCAGATTGTCATTATGAATGGCTTGTGAAATGGACTGATCTTGGTTATGACCTTGCTACTTGGGAATTAGAGAATGCCCCATTTCTGACTTCGCCTGAAGCTGCTAAGCTCATAAAAGATTATGAAAGTCGCCATGAGAAGCCAGAAATACCGCCAAATCTTTTGGAAGTAGATGAG GAGCGGAAAGGTAACTTTTCTGAATTTTCAGAATTGTCATTTGGTTGTTCACCTGAAATATATAAGCAATATCTTAGTTATGTAAAGAAGCTTTATGAGCACTGGCACAAAGGTTGCAATGCCATCATTTTTGATGATCAATCAAACAAG GAACGGGCTTTGAAGCTGATATTGTTCATTTCTTCTCTGCATTTAGTTGTGCAAAAGCCTTTTCTCATCATCTCGACTTCCAGTGCTCTTTCTGTGTGGGAAGCTGAATTCTTACGTGTGGTACCATCTGCAAACATTGTAGTTTATTCGGGAAACAGAGCTGTCAGGAAAAGTATCAGGCAATTGGAGTTTCAAAATGAAGGTGGTCGGATAATGTTTCAAGTGCTTTTATCATCCTGGGATGTTGTTGTTGAG GATTTGGAAGATTTAGAATACATCAGTTGGGAAGCAGTAATTATTGAGCAGTGCCAACACTCTAAAATCTTGAGACAGCTGAACAAATTTAAGATGTTGGCTGCTGATAAGAAAATTCTTCTTGATAGTGATCAAATAAAG TATCGCTCTGCTGACTACCTCAAAATGCTTCTCTTTCTTGATCATGAACGTGAGGGGCAAGATTGCAATGTTGAAGAGATTTCATTGAATATTAAGATTGATAAATTGAAGGAACGATTGGCACCTTATGTTGCATATGAGTGCCAGTCAGGCCACACAAGGTTCGTAGAATATTGGGTCCCTGTCCGGCTTTCTAACTTGCAACTCGAGCAGTATTGTGCTAAGCTTCTTTCAAACTCAATGTTACTTTCTTCATGCTTAAAGAATAATTCTGCTGATGCTCTTCGGGAACTTGTTACTTCTTCCAGGAAG TGCTGTGACCACCCTAATCTTCTGGATCAGTCTTTGCCAAGCAAAAGAAACTTGGAAACGGACATACAGGCAAGTGGAAAATTGCAGCTTCTTGATAAAATCCTTTTGGAGATCAAAAGTCGGGGTCTTAGAGTTGTAATCCTTTTTCAG TTAATTGAAGACTCGAGACCATTTTCTGTTGGAGATATTTTGGAAGACTTTGTTCACCAAAGATTTGGCGATTGTTGTGTTCGAATTGAGCATGCAGTACATTCAAAGAAATGTATAAAGAAGAAAGAGGCCGTAGACACATTTAATGATAAGGAGAGTGGAAAATTCATCTTATTGATAGAAAGTCGAGCTTGTCGTCCTAACATTGAACTTTCTTCAGTGGACACTATTATTCTATTCTGCAGTGACTGGGATCCACTGAATGATCTAAGAGCCCTGAATAAGATTACCATTGGTTCGCAGTTTAAGCAGTTAAACGTATTCCGTTTGTATTCCTGCTGTACTATTGAAGAAAAAGTTCTGATTCTTGCAAAGCAAGGTTTGATGCTTGATAGTGGTTTGAAGGCTATGAATCGAAATACTTGTCATACGTTGCTACGTTGGGGTGCTTCTTATTTATTCAGTAAGCTTGATGACTTTCATCGCTGCCATACATCATCATCAAGTTCAAACATATTTTCTGACCAGTTGTTTTTGGATGATGTAATGCAAGAGTTGTCAGTGCATTTGTCGTGCAGTAGTGAGAACAGTGATGCTAGTAACAATTCAATCATTACGAAAGTACAGCAAAGTGGAGGAGTTTATGGGGGGAATATGACATTACTTGGTGAAAAGGAAGCGCAGGGAGATGGACCACCCACTTCTTTTTGGACAAATCTTCTATTAGGACGGTGTCCGCATTGGATATTTCTGTCAGAGTCAAGTCCAAGAATCCGAAAAAATGTGAATGAATCTACACCGGAATATGATTATTCGACAGAAAAAAGCAGGAAGGTTGTGAGCAACACAGTTTATCCCATACATCTTATCTCAGGgttgtataaaagaaagaaacgGACTGCCGCAAACAAGGAcggcaaattgaaaaatatgaaCCAAGTTTCTGTCTGTAAAAGGAGGGTCATCAACAAAGCATTTTATCCTAGACATTTAAAACCAGGGTGGTATAGTAGCAAGAAACAGGAAGTCGTAAACAAGAGAG AAAATGATTCTTTACCCATACCTCATGTGGTTCATTGTGCAAGAGTACCCGAAGTTAACATGGTTGAATCTGAGACTATAACTATTCAAATAGTGTTTGATGAAGAGATTGGTGGAAAGGAAGGAAGTACTGCCAAAGATGCCAGAGCTGCTTCAAGTGAGCAGCACCTTGAAGGTCCTCTAGATCAAAGTGCTGTCAAAAATATCCAGATCAACCAGTCTGTACCTTCTGAAGGCCATCTAAACCCTTTGGATGAAGTAGTCATAATTGATGACCCTGTGGAGGCTTCAGCTCATGATCGGCTATCCCATGAAGAAAGTAAAAACGACCCTGTGGAGAATTCCCCTATTTGTGAGTCAACAGGGACTAGTTTACTTTTGTTACAGCCAAACACCAGCACTAGCCTGGGACATTCGCTCTCAGTAAATCAG CTGGGGAGTCAAAATGAGCAGAACGGTGGGAGGCATGGGTCCAGTTCAGAAGCTCAAAGTCCAAGAGAACCATCCTTGGAGAATCATCTGCATCATTTTAGCCCTTTGATGATACATTCACAACAGCCATCTGCAG ATCCACTTCTAATGGAAATGGAAAGAATACGAAAGGATCAAGTGCAAGCTCTAAAGATACACGAAGATAGG ATTTTGCAGCTCAAGTTGGAGCGTgataaagagagaaaagaggTAGAAAAGAAGTACAATTTGCTCTTTCGGGATGCTGAAGAAGAAGTAACGCGCAACAAAAAATATCTAGAGATGAATCATCACAAAGTGTATCTACAAAAGTTGCTGGCTGAAGCTCTCAAAAAAAAGCACGATGATAACGATACAGGTGGTTCACCAG AATCACTGATTGAACTTCATGCTCAGAGTGGGCTTCAACATCGTCCAGCAAGTTCATCAACGGCTCCACCCGTGCAAAGGGTCAACCATGCATCGGAACTATTCTCAACTTCTGGCAGACCAAATTTTAGTCCCGTGAACTTCCAGGGAACTTTTCAAAATCGTGTGCGACATGTAGCATTACGAGCCCCTGCCCCGCATCTCCAATCATACAGCAGACCACCTTCATTCGTGGCAATGAACCATCTGCCGGTTCTTGGCAATGGGGAGCGAAACCTGCAATCACCACAGAACTTCCCAAAACATCAGTAA